The Limosilactobacillus panis DNA segment CCGTAACGAACTGGCGCCGGCAGCACTGAAGCGGGCCTTCTTGACGGCACTGCACGTCGATAGCTCCCTTGACCGCCAGATTCGGTACGCGGACGTTAACTTCTTGTACCTCGGATGGATCATTGAAGAAATCTGCCAGCAGCCCGTCCAGGACGTCATCACCGCCCGGGTGCTCAAGCCACTGAAGATGACTGGAGCGACCTTTACTCCTGACCCAGCAAACTGTGTACCTACTGAGATTCAGCCCAAGCGGGGCCTTATTCGCGGGCAGGTCCACGATCCTAAGGGATACATCCTGGGGAAGCACTGTGGGTGTGCGGGGATGTTTGCTAATCTAACTGACCTCGAAATCTACGGCCGGGCACTAATTGAAAACAACTTGGCTGATTTGTTGGATGGTAAGACGGTTGACATGTTCTTCACTGACCAGACGCCGATTCCCGGTGAACATAGCCGGTCTCTGGGGTGGAAGCTCCTGCACTCACGGCAGGCTGACCGCCACTACTTGATCAGCCACACCGGCTTTACCGGTACCTGGATGATTCTCGACCGGCAGAC contains these protein-coding regions:
- a CDS encoding serine hydrolase — protein: MKSYQQTTQQLDQLVHDGIVPGISYLIFDGPEEIKQVRGLAQTRPFPEPLREGMQYDLASLTKVVGTVPVVAQLLQEGKLALDDSVKEYLPDFTDPRPTIRNLLTHTSGITGYIPHRNELAPAALKRAFLTALHVDSSLDRQIRYADVNFLYLGWIIEEICQQPVQDVITARVLKPLKMTGATFTPDPANCVPTEIQPKRGLIRGQVHDPKGYILGKHCGCAGMFANLTDLEIYGRALIENNLADLLDGKTVDMFFTDQTPIPGEHSRSLGWKLLHSRQADRHYLISHTGFTGTWMILDRQTDQGMVVLTNRVHPTARDQSYLDCRDQIFATYLREMA